The DNA sequence GTGACGTGTCCAGGTCGATGTGGTCTTGTAACTCGTCGACACTTCTGGAGTGTTGTTTTAAGTGCTGTTTTGATTTCAGTTGCTCAGAATGTGGTTTGAATAGTTTGTTGTCCTGACAGTCCCGGAGCCTCTGCAGGTGGCGACTCGATCATACGATGACTAGTCGTTGCAGCCCTGGCAGTTTAAGATGGAAAAACACCTTCGGTTTGAAAATGGATTCCTGATCATGTGTCTCATTTTTCTCTGCACTTTACATGGGACCAACATTAGAGGCGCTGCTGACTGCAGGGGACCAGGAAGGTCGGGAGGTTTCTGTGTAGGATTATGGCAGATGCATGACACAGCGCCGTCTAAATAAGAGTGTTAGAATGGCATGTCAACCCATGGTCAGGTCTAATTTCAGGGTGTGGCGACACAAACACCAACGTTAAAAACTGTCCGGGAGAAGGGTTACTCCGGGGGGATCTTCTCTTTGCAGGAGGGTTCACAGAGGACCTCTTTGTGAGTGATGGGGTACGGGAACGCCGCGCCGCTGCAAGTGCCGGCGAAGGACAGTTTGTTGAGCCGAGAAAGACCTTTGATGCTGCCCGGCGGTCTGCCCGGACTGACCTTGTACCCGGCCGCTCTGGTGGTACCCAGCGGCCTACCCGGGCTGGTCTTGAATCCCGCAGCTCTGGTGGTGCCCAGGGGTCGGCCCGTGCTGGTTCTGTACCCGGCTAGCTTGGTGGTGCCCAGCGGCCGCCCGCGTCGCCCCGACTTCCCCGTCGCTTTGCTCTTCTTCTTGCCGTCGTCGGTCGCCGACTCCGGGCCTTTAGCGGCCACCACTTTCCCCGGCAGGCTGCAGTCCAGGGCGAGAGGCTCCGGCCTCTGGCACAGCATGGACTTGTGGCTCGGGGGCGGGAGGGACATGGGCGCCAGAGTCATTTGGAGGGACGAGGGGTTCGGGGTGTAGAACTTGCTGGTTTGGGAGGCGCAGAGGTCAAAATGGGGCGCAGGGAGGTGGGCGTCCTCTGCCAGACACGAGGGGCGACTGTTGAGGCAGAAGTCGCTGGTGGACACTTGACGCATCATCTTCTGCAGGGAAGAGAACATCAGACGTCAGAACACCCTTTTTTACACCCCTCTGCCAGCCACCTCCCCACCTTTGGGTGGTCTATCCTAAAAAGAAGTGGTGATCAGTCATGACCctctgggaagctcctcacctGAGGTGAGTTGAGAGGAGCAGGTGGGGCGACTCTGGTTCAGGAAGGTCTCGGATGACACCCAAATGAGCGGGTGCCCCCCCAACTCTCCCCCCCAGTAGCCGGGATTGACCCCAGTATTTCTCCTTAACCTCCGCCCTCGACCTGTCGGGTGTCACTCGCCAGTTCGGGCGTCACTAGTTTCAAGATCTAAGACGCCGAGGACACTGTCACTGTCTGGAGTAAATCTTcattcacaaaaacacacacgctcgcacAGAGACAACAGCTCCGCTGAGGACCAGCGGACCCCGACACAGCAAGGCTCCGCTAACAAAGGAGCACGCGACAGACGACCGTTTCTCGTGTAAAGACGGAGGAAGACGGGGATCCGCGCCAGACTGTACCTCGATTGTTCGTGGATCGCGGCACAGAAGGGGTTAAAAGACCGACTGATCTTTCATCCCTTGAAAAGCATCGCCTCGACCGTGGCCGCGCCTGCTGTCTCCGCTAACCGAGAGCCCGATCGTCGGATGCTTTCCAGACGAGTCTTTTCCATCAGAGAGCTCCGGAGGTTTGGATAAGAAACGCAGCCATTTTCCATTAAAAATTAATAAGCGGCGAGCGCGGTCTGAGCATGCGCAGAAGGTGCCGAGCCCTGTCTCACAGAATTACACGATCGTTTCATCGTAAACCTCCGGCGCCCCCAAAGTGAACGAAACGACACCTGGTTTCGCTCTTTATTTCAACATACATGACGTGATTGAATGAATCAGGGTTGAGTTCAAACCCGCCCGATCCTGATGAATAATATCCAAACTGAAGGCTGCTAAATGATTTAACCCGGAGAGATGGGTCCACACAAAGAAATGACGCGGAGATGACTTCCATAGCAACATGTGTTTTATTGTGGAGAAATGTAAAAACACCATCTGTTGAGTTCATAAACGGGTTGGAATTGTACATCGTTCTGACacggaaataaaataaaaataaaagacggTGACCAGTTTGCCTGC is a window from the Synchiropus splendidus isolate RoL2022-P1 chromosome 17, RoL_Sspl_1.0, whole genome shotgun sequence genome containing:
- the c17h5orf24 gene encoding UPF0461 protein C5orf24 homolog, with the translated sequence MMRQVSTSDFCLNSRPSCLAEDAHLPAPHFDLCASQTSKFYTPNPSSLQMTLAPMSLPPPSHKSMLCQRPEPLALDCSLPGKVVAAKGPESATDDGKKKSKATGKSGRRGRPLGTTKLAGYRTSTGRPLGTTRAAGFKTSPGRPLGTTRAAGYKVSPGRPPGSIKGLSRLNKLSFAGTCSGAAFPYPITHKEVLCEPSCKEKIPPE